One region of Mus musculus strain C57BL/6J chromosome 3, GRCm38.p6 C57BL/6J genomic DNA includes:
- the S100a2 gene encoding predicted gene, EG628324, with amino-acid sequence MVYTFHKYASQEDERLKHNKGEIKELLRKELLSYVGDNVDDEKVKKEMNNLDKDSDQQVDFRMYALVLVDSAIWFNNFLEGSPALHYLPWISWLKQLSIFLSLY; translated from the exons ATGGTCTATACCTTCCACAAGTACGCCAGTCAAGAGGACGAGAGGCTCAAacacaacaaaggggagataaagGAGCTTTTGCGTAAGGAGCTGCTGAGCTATGTGGGG GATAACGTAGATGATGAGAAGGtgaagaaggaaatgaacaacCTCGATAAGGACAGTGACCAGCAGGTGGACTTCCGGATGTATGCCCTGGTTCTGGTGGATTCTGCTATCTGGTTTAATAACTTCCTTGAGGGGTCCCCAGCGCTCCACTACCTGCCGTGGATCTCTTGGTTGAAACAACTCTCTATCTTTTTAAGTTTGTATTAA
- the S100a3 gene encoding protein S100-A3 isoform X1, with protein sequence MTRPLEQAVAAIVCTFQEYAGRCGDKYKICQSELKELLQKELPTWTPSEFRECDYNKFMSVLDTNKDCEVDFGEYVRSLASLCLYCHEYFKECPPEPPCPQ encoded by the exons ATGACCCGGCCCCTGGAGCAGGCAGTAGCTGCCATCGTGTGCACCTTCCAGGAGTATGCAGGGCGCTGTGGGGATAAATACAAGATCTGCCAGTCGGAGCTCAAGGAGTTGTTGCAGAAGGAGCTGCCCACCTGGACGCCG agtgagttccgggagtgtgactacaataaattcatgagTGTTCTGGATACCAACAAAGACTGCGAAGTGGACTTTGGGGAGTACGTGCGCTCACTTGCCAGCCTCTGTCTCTACTGCCACGAGTACTTCAAAGAGTGCCCCCCTGAGCCTCCTTGCCCCCAGTAG
- the S100a4 gene encoding protein S100-A4 isoform X1: MARPLEEALDVIVSTFHKYSGKEGDKFKLNKTELKELLTRELPSFLGKRTDEAAFQKVMSNLDSNRDNEVDFQEYCVFLSCIAMMCNEFFEGCPDKEPRKK, encoded by the exons ATGGCAAGACCCTTGGAGGAGGCCCTGGATGTAATTGTGTCCACCTTCCACAAATACTCAGGCAAAGAGGGTGACAAGTTCAAGCTGAACAAGACAGAGCTCAAGGAGCTACTGACCAGGGAGCTGCCTAGCTTCCTGGGG AAAAGGACAGATGAAGCTGCATTCCAGAAGGTGATGAGCAACTTGGACAGCAACAGGGACAATGAAGTTGACTTCCAGGAGTACTGTGTCTTCCTGTCCTGCATTGCCATGATGTGCAATGAATTCTTTGAGGGCTGCCCAGATAAGGAGCCCCGGAAGAAGTGA